The following proteins come from a genomic window of Sphaerisporangium rubeum:
- a CDS encoding Swt1 family HEPN domain-containing protein, protein MALSNRDRIDRGLELLGAGLLPFVDMMMDMATPGGKDWVKVLETRDAAKHGTNRTYSKTDVRFLLRVIVEEWRVFKDRLSRVEQNFAGELKEVGNKWAHTEPFSGDDTYRALDTMERLLVAVGAMDRADEVRKLRLDHQRSLYDSEARKAAHSVTSLPSIEANGLKPWRDIIAPHPDVQAGKLEAAEFAADLHMVSIGESTSEEYSNPIQFFRRTYLTDGLKDLLQKAVARVGKDPSATPVWNLQTNFGGGKTHSMLALWHIFSGTPLHQFPQEVVDLFADADASAVGSQVCRAALVGNHIDPAAGKLKDDGTRVHTLWGELAWQLGGRKAYEIVRQADEARTNPGDALRALVAAYSPCLILIDEWVAYARQLYGREDLGAGTFDTQFTFAQTITEAVKAVPGALLVVSIPASSPGETEDAIMGSALEVGGVNGRAALDRLQNVIRRVARQWQPARAHESFEIVRRRLFQEPDARAKAEIAAIAKQFWKFYNDHKGEFPRECSETSYEQRIRDAYPIHPELFDRLYEDWSTLDRFQRTRGVLRLMSMVIHKLWHAQVADPLIMPGSVPLNEAVVVSEVDQYLEDRWKAVIDTDIDGDTSTPVQVDKERNVFGRRALTRRLARTIFLGAAPTLKKPHKGIEQQNIWAGVAIPGDVVGNFGSALHMLTDRATFLYVDGARYWFDTQASVTRTAKDYAERLYPEDVWAEIVKRLRNHELRMRGDFAAVHVTDDSSEVPDTGDARLVILHPKVVHAKGDDKSSARSLAQEMLDKRATSQRINRNMLVFLAGDARRMEELSEAVREYLAWESISGRKEELDLSVQQIRQVETRLVNAKQAVDLRIRETYYWAFVPDQQPGGHITWQVEKADGGKERLAERVSAKLRQRDALRVIQAASVIRGNLDRELGSIWSKRGHISVEELWGYYCRYPYLPRLRDRRVLDDGIIAGLDEFVWERTGFALATAYDGQRFDGLAVPPKDDFGQITDGTLLVRPDLAIAQREAELRSAAEAAAAAALKAQGVDVPVVTGGAGSATGTTGVVVPPDEPPAGPKNIRFFGAVKLDPEFYQKSFTKIAQEVIQHLAAVEGAELEITVDISARRPDGFPEDKIRIVSENARVLKFDQAGFEDR, encoded by the coding sequence ATGGCTTTGAGCAACAGGGACAGGATCGACCGGGGGCTCGAGCTGCTCGGGGCTGGGTTGCTGCCGTTCGTCGACATGATGATGGACATGGCCACCCCGGGTGGCAAGGACTGGGTGAAGGTCCTTGAAACGCGGGACGCGGCCAAGCACGGTACGAACAGGACGTACAGCAAGACCGACGTGCGGTTCCTGCTTCGGGTCATCGTGGAGGAGTGGCGGGTCTTCAAGGATCGGCTTTCCCGGGTGGAGCAGAACTTCGCCGGCGAACTGAAGGAAGTTGGCAACAAGTGGGCCCACACCGAGCCGTTCTCCGGTGACGACACCTACCGTGCGCTCGACACCATGGAGCGGCTGCTGGTCGCGGTCGGTGCCATGGACCGGGCCGACGAGGTGCGCAAGTTACGCCTGGATCACCAGCGCAGCCTGTACGACAGCGAGGCGCGCAAGGCCGCGCACTCCGTCACCTCGTTACCGAGTATCGAGGCCAATGGTCTCAAACCGTGGCGCGACATCATCGCCCCGCACCCGGACGTCCAGGCCGGCAAGCTGGAGGCGGCCGAGTTCGCGGCCGACCTGCACATGGTGTCGATCGGGGAGAGCACCAGCGAGGAGTACTCCAACCCGATCCAGTTCTTCCGCCGCACCTACCTGACCGACGGTCTGAAGGACCTGCTGCAGAAGGCGGTGGCCCGGGTCGGCAAGGACCCCAGTGCCACGCCGGTCTGGAACCTGCAGACCAACTTCGGCGGCGGCAAGACCCACTCGATGCTGGCCCTGTGGCACATCTTCTCCGGCACTCCGCTGCACCAGTTCCCCCAGGAGGTCGTGGACCTCTTCGCCGACGCCGACGCGAGTGCCGTCGGCAGTCAGGTGTGCCGCGCGGCCCTGGTCGGCAACCACATCGACCCGGCCGCCGGCAAGCTCAAGGACGACGGCACCCGGGTGCACACACTCTGGGGTGAGCTGGCCTGGCAGCTCGGTGGCCGCAAGGCGTACGAGATCGTCCGGCAGGCCGACGAGGCCCGCACCAACCCGGGTGACGCGCTCCGCGCGCTGGTGGCGGCGTACTCGCCGTGCCTCATCCTCATCGACGAGTGGGTCGCGTACGCACGCCAGCTCTACGGCCGCGAGGACCTCGGCGCCGGGACGTTCGACACGCAGTTCACGTTCGCGCAGACCATCACAGAAGCCGTCAAGGCCGTGCCAGGAGCGCTGCTCGTCGTCTCGATCCCCGCGTCCAGCCCCGGCGAGACCGAGGACGCGATCATGGGGAGTGCGCTGGAGGTCGGCGGGGTCAACGGCCGGGCCGCGCTGGACCGCCTGCAGAACGTGATCCGCCGCGTCGCGCGCCAGTGGCAGCCCGCGCGGGCCCACGAGTCGTTCGAAATCGTGCGCCGCCGCCTGTTCCAGGAACCGGACGCCAGGGCCAAGGCCGAGATCGCCGCGATCGCCAAGCAGTTCTGGAAGTTCTACAACGACCACAAGGGGGAGTTCCCCCGCGAGTGCTCCGAGACCAGCTACGAGCAGCGGATCAGGGACGCCTACCCGATCCACCCCGAGCTGTTCGACCGGCTGTACGAGGACTGGTCGACGCTCGACCGCTTCCAGCGCACCCGTGGCGTCCTGCGGCTGATGAGCATGGTGATCCACAAGCTGTGGCACGCGCAGGTGGCCGACCCGCTGATCATGCCGGGTTCGGTACCGTTGAACGAAGCTGTTGTGGTGAGCGAGGTGGACCAGTACCTCGAGGACCGCTGGAAGGCGGTCATCGACACCGACATCGACGGCGACACCTCGACACCGGTCCAGGTCGACAAGGAGCGCAACGTCTTCGGCCGGCGGGCCCTCACCCGCAGACTGGCCCGGACGATCTTCCTCGGCGCCGCTCCTACGCTGAAGAAGCCGCACAAAGGTATCGAGCAGCAGAACATCTGGGCCGGTGTCGCCATCCCCGGTGACGTCGTCGGCAACTTCGGCTCCGCGCTGCACATGCTGACCGACCGGGCCACGTTCCTGTACGTGGACGGCGCTCGGTACTGGTTCGACACCCAGGCGTCGGTGACCCGCACGGCGAAGGACTATGCCGAACGGCTGTACCCCGAAGACGTGTGGGCCGAGATCGTCAAGCGGCTGCGGAACCACGAACTGCGCATGCGCGGCGACTTCGCGGCCGTGCACGTCACCGACGACAGCTCCGAGGTGCCGGACACCGGTGACGCGCGGCTGGTCATCCTGCATCCGAAGGTCGTGCACGCCAAGGGGGACGACAAGTCCTCGGCGCGGTCGCTGGCGCAGGAGATGCTGGACAAGCGAGCCACGTCGCAGCGGATCAACCGGAACATGCTGGTCTTCCTGGCCGGGGACGCGCGGCGCATGGAGGAGCTGTCCGAGGCGGTGCGCGAGTACCTGGCCTGGGAGAGCATCTCCGGCCGCAAGGAGGAGCTGGACCTGTCGGTCCAGCAGATCAGGCAGGTGGAGACGCGGCTCGTCAACGCCAAGCAGGCCGTCGACCTGCGGATCCGTGAGACGTACTACTGGGCCTTCGTCCCCGACCAGCAGCCCGGCGGTCACATCACGTGGCAGGTGGAGAAGGCCGACGGCGGCAAGGAGCGGCTGGCCGAGCGGGTGAGCGCCAAGCTGCGGCAGCGTGACGCGCTTCGTGTCATCCAGGCGGCGTCCGTCATCCGGGGGAACCTCGACCGGGAGCTCGGCAGCATCTGGAGCAAACGCGGCCACATCTCCGTGGAAGAGCTGTGGGGTTACTACTGCCGTTACCCGTACCTGCCGAGGCTAAGGGACCGGAGGGTGCTCGACGACGGCATCATCGCGGGGCTGGACGAGTTTGTCTGGGAACGTACCGGGTTCGCGCTCGCCACCGCCTACGACGGACAGCGGTTCGACGGGCTCGCTGTTCCGCCGAAGGACGACTTCGGCCAGATCACCGACGGCACGCTCCTGGTACGTCCCGACCTGGCGATCGCGCAACGCGAGGCCGAGCTGCGGTCCGCCGCCGAGGCGGCGGCGGCCGCCGCGCTCAAGGCGCAGGGGGTTGACGTCCCGGTCGTGACCGGTGGCGCGGGCTCGGCCACGGGGACGACCGGCGTGGTCGTTCCCCCGGACGAGCCGCCGGCGGGTCCGAAGAACATCCGGTTCTTCGGCGCCGTCAAGCTCGACCCCGAGTTCTACCAGAAGAGCTTCACCAAGATCGCTCAGGAGGTGATCCAGCATCTGGCCGCGGTGGAGGGGGCCGAGCTGGAGATCACCGTCGACATCAGCGCACGCAGGCCTGACGGCTTCCCGGAGGACAAGATCCGGATCGTCTCGGAGAACGCTCGCGTCCTGAAGTTCGACCAGGCCGGGTTCGAGGACCGGTGA
- a CDS encoding DUF1156 domain-containing protein, with the protein MTPDTGTGTPGYRRKLIEVALPLEEINKQSAREKSIRHGHPSTLHLWWARRPLAACRAVLFAQLVDDPSSRPEDFPSEEDQALERKRLFTIIERLVDWNNLNDKVLYEEAREEIRKSCGNFPPLILDPFAGGGSIPLEGQRLGLKAHASDLNPVPVLINKALIEYPTRWAGRPPVYPDVAASRLGDWPSTRGVAEDIRRYGHWMRDQAKKRIGHLYPQVRCEVGGSLDVIAWLWARTVTCPNPTCNGTLPLVRSFWLSKKEGAERYVEPMVEGRNIRFEIRGPEGAAREGTVYRGRATCLICNSPVKPDYIKSEGKAGRIGAQMMAIVAEGDGSRLYFPPTKEHEDAAAVARPRNVPDSPLAGDPRNIWCVNYGLDTFDKLFTDRQLVALATFSDLVSEVREKVLEDALSYGLPQGVPLAAGGLGALAYAETIATYLALGVSRLTDIFNSLCRWEVTKTQVRNLFTRQAIPMLWDYAETQPFGTAAGGFLVSLNSLVRSLEGVPAKGDVTVEQGGAVTRSYKGVVVSTDPPYYDNIVYSDLSDFFYVWLRRSIHSIHPDLLGTLLTPKSEELVANPYRHGGKMEATRFFENGFQQVFAHIRKEACVDYPMTVFYAFKQSESDEAGEASTGWETLLEGMIRSGWTVTATWPIRTELGNRTTSQEKNALASSIVLACRARSEDAGTIDRRGLINALKVELPAALNALQQGGIAPVDLAQAAIGPGMAVFSRYARVAEADGSQMKVRAALILINQILAEVLSEQEGDFDSDTRFCIEWFKGHGFDGGQYGDAETLSRALDTTVAGLDRARLLRARAGVVQLFSPGELPLSYDPVRDDRISVWEVVMHLAKRLDELGIEAAGQLMAAAKTRLDLDTAKELAYLLFAISNKRSWAKTALLFNSLGSAWTEIERASHDAALTESGQATIDFGDDED; encoded by the coding sequence ATGACCCCCGACACCGGAACCGGCACACCTGGATACCGCCGCAAGCTGATCGAGGTGGCTCTTCCCTTAGAGGAGATCAACAAGCAGTCGGCCCGCGAAAAGTCCATTCGTCACGGTCACCCGTCCACTTTGCACCTGTGGTGGGCTCGACGGCCACTTGCCGCCTGTCGAGCTGTGCTTTTCGCTCAGCTTGTTGATGACCCATCCTCCCGTCCTGAAGACTTTCCTTCGGAAGAAGATCAAGCTCTCGAGCGCAAACGACTTTTCACTATCATTGAACGTTTGGTCGATTGGAATAATCTCAACGACAAGGTTCTGTATGAAGAAGCTCGCGAAGAGATACGGAAGTCATGCGGCAATTTTCCGCCGCTGATTCTCGATCCCTTTGCTGGTGGTGGATCGATTCCTCTTGAAGGTCAGCGTCTCGGGCTGAAAGCACATGCCTCGGACTTGAATCCGGTTCCTGTTCTTATCAATAAGGCATTAATTGAGTATCCGACCAGGTGGGCTGGTAGGCCTCCTGTCTACCCGGATGTAGCAGCTTCGCGACTCGGAGACTGGCCTAGCACTCGCGGCGTGGCCGAGGATATTCGTCGCTACGGTCATTGGATGCGTGATCAGGCTAAGAAGCGAATTGGCCATCTCTATCCGCAAGTCAGGTGTGAGGTTGGCGGTTCCCTTGACGTCATAGCCTGGCTCTGGGCTCGCACGGTGACCTGTCCCAATCCTACGTGCAACGGAACTCTGCCGCTGGTTCGTTCTTTCTGGTTGAGCAAGAAAGAAGGCGCGGAACGCTACGTCGAGCCAATGGTGGAGGGCAGGAATATTCGCTTCGAGATCCGCGGCCCTGAGGGAGCGGCCCGAGAAGGTACGGTTTATCGTGGGCGGGCGACATGTCTTATCTGCAATTCGCCAGTGAAGCCAGACTACATCAAAAGTGAAGGTAAGGCGGGTCGTATAGGGGCACAGATGATGGCCATCGTGGCGGAAGGAGATGGCTCGCGCCTTTATTTCCCGCCAACTAAGGAGCATGAAGACGCGGCGGCGGTGGCGCGCCCGCGCAACGTTCCGGACAGTCCTCTGGCCGGTGACCCGCGTAATATCTGGTGTGTGAACTACGGGCTCGATACTTTCGACAAGTTGTTCACGGATCGCCAACTCGTTGCTCTAGCCACTTTTAGTGACCTCGTTTCGGAGGTGCGAGAGAAGGTACTTGAGGACGCTCTGTCCTACGGCCTTCCCCAAGGGGTGCCGTTAGCGGCGGGAGGGCTAGGTGCGTTGGCCTATGCTGAAACGATCGCAACGTACCTGGCGCTGGGTGTAAGTCGCCTAACCGACATCTTCAATTCGTTGTGCCGATGGGAAGTTACAAAGACACAGGTACGAAATTTGTTCACTCGCCAGGCTATTCCTATGCTGTGGGACTACGCGGAGACTCAGCCATTTGGCACTGCTGCCGGGGGCTTCCTGGTGAGTTTAAACAGCCTTGTGAGATCTCTGGAGGGAGTCCCGGCGAAGGGAGACGTCACCGTAGAGCAGGGCGGTGCAGTAACGCGCTCCTATAAGGGTGTGGTAGTTTCCACCGATCCGCCTTATTATGACAACATAGTTTACTCGGACCTGTCGGACTTCTTCTATGTTTGGCTGCGGAGATCTATTCATTCGATTCATCCCGACTTGCTGGGCACGCTTCTGACACCAAAATCGGAAGAGCTTGTCGCTAATCCGTATCGGCACGGCGGAAAAATGGAAGCCACCCGATTCTTTGAGAACGGCTTTCAGCAAGTGTTCGCGCATATACGAAAAGAAGCGTGCGTTGACTACCCGATGACTGTCTTCTATGCTTTCAAGCAATCCGAGAGCGATGAGGCGGGGGAGGCGTCCACCGGTTGGGAGACGCTTCTCGAAGGTATGATTCGATCGGGTTGGACGGTGACGGCCACATGGCCCATACGCACCGAACTTGGTAATCGAACAACAAGTCAAGAAAAAAACGCTTTGGCATCCTCGATTGTACTGGCTTGCCGGGCTCGATCAGAGGATGCCGGCACAATTGATCGGCGAGGGCTAATAAATGCCCTTAAGGTGGAGCTTCCTGCTGCACTTAATGCTCTCCAGCAAGGTGGAATTGCTCCTGTGGATCTGGCTCAGGCTGCAATAGGACCAGGAATGGCCGTTTTCTCCAGATACGCACGAGTAGCCGAGGCTGATGGCTCGCAAATGAAGGTGCGGGCTGCGCTCATTCTGATCAACCAGATTCTCGCAGAGGTGCTTTCTGAGCAAGAAGGTGACTTCGATTCTGATACAAGATTCTGTATCGAGTGGTTCAAAGGTCATGGGTTTGATGGCGGACAGTATGGCGATGCAGAGACTCTGTCGCGAGCTCTAGATACAACTGTCGCGGGACTTGACCGTGCACGACTTTTAAGAGCACGAGCTGGCGTGGTCCAGCTCTTCAGTCCAGGTGAACTGCCGCTCAGCTACGATCCCGTGCGTGATGATCGAATTAGCGTATGGGAAGTTGTCATGCATCTCGCTAAGCGGCTCGATGAGCTCGGAATTGAAGCTGCCGGCCAATTGATGGCGGCTGCCAAGACTCGGCTAGATCTTGACACAGCTAAGGAGTTGGCATACCTGCTCTTTGCGATCAGCAACAAACGTAGTTGGGCCAAGACTGCACTTCTTTTCAACAGCCTTGGCTCGGCATGGACCGAGATCGAAAGGGCTTCTCACGATGCCGCACTGACGGAAAGCGGTCAGGCAACGATCGACTTCGGCGACGACGAGGACTGA
- a CDS encoding helicase-related protein, which translates to MTGFRLEDLTQGAVVGGVTPSGDVTVVAVTWYGANAVELTYRTGTGQIAAQLLDRDAESRLALRRPSAAYAFDGDGARFKLAAEATRIRMAARFDPMLAVSTSDLEPLPHQIQAVYGELLDRTPLRFVLADDPGAGKTIMAGLYIKELMLRGDLERCMIVAPGGLVEQWQEELLEKFGLRFELLTRQLVDAEIEQGVFERHPLLIARMDQLSRSDELQAQLGRSDWDLVVVDEAHRMSARYFGDELKKTKRYQLGELLGTHTRHLLLMTATPHAGNEADFQLFMGLLDSDRFEGKYREGISSGDTDGLMRRMVKEDLLTFDGRPLFPERRAYTVPYELSDAERELYEVVTDYVREQMGRAQELAARGEGRRGNTIGFALTVLQRRLASSPEAILKSLERRHRRLLQLRHELATGTASTVEHRLRERLAVLAGRAPENIDTDLDDLPGGEVEELEDDVVDAATTAQTLAELDKELGLLADLVEVARRVRHAGTDRKWTELSELLQSHTLIRSADGGPRKLIVFTEHRDTLEYLVERIRGVLGREEAVVAIHGGVARDQRRRIKELFTQDKDCRVLVATDAAGEGLNLQRAHLMVNYDLPWNPNRIEQRFGRIHRIGQTEVCHLWNLVAVDTREGAVFRRLLDKIDEQRRAYKGKVFDVLGEAFQGQPLRTLLMQAIQYGDRPEVRDRLNQVIDASVGEGLDKLMAERALAHQRLDETGVAEWRLRMEEARARRLQPYYVKAFFLGAFRLLGGRVSERESGRYEITHVPGDVVAHDRQIRAGVPVLRRYERVTFDRELVRPSGLPRADLLAPGHPLLDAVVSLVIERYGTQLKQGAVLVNRRDETEEPHVLVAISQEVADGHDRVIGKRFDFVEIGRESARAAGAAPYLDYAPATEEERRLVAGVLAEDWLASGVDRLAVGWAVEHGLASYVGEIRTRVGAQTERVRRLVRQRLLQEINYWDTRHADLLDAEQTGRTLKIRPETAARRARDLETRLQRRMADLDRGELLQVRPPQVAGGALVIPQGLLDRLTGLRDGPPETYARDTAGVERRAVDRVLQEERKLGRIPEEMPHNNPGYDIRSKTVDDHWIFIEVKGRVNGADDFHVTRTEVLTGKNAGPNYRLALVSVHPDGPQHDQVRYIVNPFRDLDFGDFAATDLGGDWHKEWVRGGAPV; encoded by the coding sequence ATGACCGGCTTTCGGCTCGAAGACCTGACCCAAGGCGCCGTGGTCGGCGGCGTGACGCCGAGCGGTGACGTGACGGTCGTCGCCGTCACTTGGTACGGCGCCAACGCGGTCGAACTCACCTACCGCACCGGAACCGGCCAGATCGCCGCTCAGTTGCTCGACCGTGACGCCGAAAGCCGCCTCGCGCTGCGCCGTCCGTCCGCCGCCTACGCCTTCGACGGCGACGGCGCGCGGTTCAAGCTCGCCGCAGAGGCGACCCGCATCCGCATGGCGGCCCGCTTTGACCCCATGCTGGCCGTCAGCACCAGCGACCTGGAACCCCTGCCGCACCAGATCCAGGCCGTGTACGGCGAACTGCTCGACCGCACACCGCTGCGCTTCGTGCTCGCCGACGACCCCGGAGCAGGCAAGACCATCATGGCCGGCCTGTACATCAAGGAACTGATGCTCCGCGGGGACCTGGAACGGTGCATGATCGTCGCACCTGGCGGACTGGTCGAGCAGTGGCAGGAGGAACTGCTGGAGAAGTTCGGCCTGCGCTTCGAGCTGCTGACCCGGCAACTGGTCGACGCCGAGATCGAGCAAGGCGTCTTCGAACGCCACCCTCTGCTCATCGCGCGCATGGACCAACTCTCCCGCAGCGATGAGCTCCAGGCCCAGCTCGGACGCAGCGACTGGGACCTGGTCGTGGTCGACGAGGCCCACCGCATGTCGGCCCGCTACTTCGGCGACGAACTGAAGAAGACCAAGCGCTACCAACTCGGCGAACTGCTCGGCACACACACCCGCCACCTGTTGCTGATGACCGCGACCCCGCACGCCGGCAACGAGGCCGACTTCCAGCTCTTCATGGGCCTGCTCGACTCCGACCGGTTCGAAGGGAAGTACCGCGAAGGCATCAGCTCCGGCGACACCGACGGACTGATGCGCCGCATGGTCAAGGAAGACCTGCTCACCTTCGACGGCAGGCCACTGTTCCCCGAGCGCCGCGCGTACACCGTGCCGTACGAGCTGTCGGACGCCGAGCGCGAGCTGTACGAGGTCGTCACCGACTACGTCCGCGAGCAGATGGGACGTGCGCAGGAACTGGCGGCAAGGGGAGAGGGCCGGCGCGGCAACACCATCGGCTTCGCGCTGACCGTGCTCCAGCGCCGCCTCGCCTCCAGCCCCGAAGCGATCCTGAAGTCCCTGGAACGCCGTCACAGGCGCCTCCTGCAGCTCCGGCACGAACTGGCCACAGGGACGGCGAGCACCGTCGAGCACCGTCTCAGGGAACGGCTCGCCGTGCTGGCCGGACGAGCACCGGAGAACATCGACACCGACCTCGACGACCTGCCAGGCGGCGAGGTCGAGGAGCTGGAGGACGACGTCGTCGACGCCGCCACCACCGCGCAGACCCTCGCCGAGCTGGACAAGGAGCTGGGCCTGCTCGCCGACCTGGTCGAGGTCGCGCGCCGCGTGCGCCACGCCGGCACCGACCGCAAGTGGACCGAGCTGTCGGAGCTGCTCCAGAGCCACACGCTGATCCGCAGCGCCGACGGCGGCCCGCGCAAGCTCATCGTCTTCACCGAGCACCGCGACACCCTCGAATACCTCGTGGAACGCATCCGGGGGGTCCTCGGCCGCGAGGAGGCCGTGGTCGCCATCCACGGCGGCGTGGCACGCGACCAGCGACGCAGGATCAAAGAGCTGTTCACCCAGGACAAGGACTGCCGCGTGCTGGTCGCCACGGACGCGGCGGGGGAGGGCCTGAACCTCCAGCGGGCCCACCTCATGGTCAACTACGACCTGCCGTGGAACCCCAACCGCATCGAGCAGCGTTTCGGCCGCATCCACCGCATCGGCCAGACCGAGGTCTGCCACCTGTGGAACCTCGTCGCCGTGGACACCCGCGAAGGCGCCGTCTTCCGCCGCCTGCTCGACAAGATCGACGAGCAGCGCCGCGCGTACAAGGGGAAGGTCTTCGACGTCCTCGGCGAGGCATTCCAGGGTCAGCCGCTTCGCACGCTCCTCATGCAGGCGATCCAGTACGGCGACCGGCCCGAGGTGCGCGACCGGCTGAACCAGGTCATCGACGCATCGGTAGGCGAAGGCCTCGACAAGCTGATGGCCGAACGCGCACTGGCGCACCAGAGGCTGGACGAGACCGGCGTCGCCGAATGGCGGCTGCGCATGGAGGAGGCCAGGGCCCGGCGCCTGCAGCCCTACTACGTCAAGGCGTTCTTCCTCGGCGCCTTCCGGCTGCTCGGCGGTCGGGTCTCCGAGCGGGAGTCCGGCCGGTACGAGATCACGCACGTCCCCGGTGACGTCGTCGCACACGACCGGCAGATCAGGGCCGGCGTACCGGTGCTGCGCCGCTACGAGCGGGTGACTTTCGACCGTGAACTGGTCCGGCCGTCCGGCCTGCCACGCGCCGACCTGCTCGCACCGGGTCATCCGCTGCTCGACGCGGTCGTCTCGCTGGTCATCGAGCGGTACGGCACGCAGCTCAAACAAGGCGCCGTGCTGGTGAACCGGCGCGACGAGACCGAGGAGCCACACGTGCTGGTCGCGATCTCCCAGGAGGTCGCGGACGGCCACGACAGGGTCATCGGCAAACGCTTCGACTTCGTCGAGATCGGCCGCGAGTCGGCCCGCGCCGCCGGCGCCGCACCGTACCTCGACTACGCACCGGCCACCGAGGAGGAACGGCGGCTCGTCGCCGGAGTGCTGGCGGAGGACTGGCTGGCGAGCGGCGTCGACCGGCTCGCGGTCGGGTGGGCCGTCGAACACGGCCTGGCGTCGTACGTGGGGGAGATCCGTACCAGGGTCGGCGCGCAGACCGAACGCGTCCGCAGACTCGTCCGGCAGCGACTGCTCCAGGAGATCAACTACTGGGACACCCGGCACGCCGATCTCCTCGACGCCGAGCAGACCGGCAGAACCCTCAAGATCCGTCCGGAGACCGCGGCGCGCCGGGCCCGCGACCTGGAGACCCGACTCCAGCGCCGCATGGCCGACCTGGACCGCGGAGAACTGCTCCAGGTACGGCCCCCTCAGGTGGCCGGCGGCGCACTCGTCATCCCGCAGGGCCTGCTGGACCGGCTCACCGGCCTGCGAGATGGGCCACCAGAGACGTACGCACGGGACACCGCTGGCGTAGAACGGCGAGCGGTCGACCGCGTCCTGCAGGAGGAACGGAAACTCGGCCGGATTCCCGAGGAAATGCCGCATAACAACCCAGGCTATGATATTCGCTCCAAAACGGTCGATGATCACTGGATCTTCATCGAAGTGAAGGGCCGGGTAAACGGAGCGGACGACTTCCACGTCACACGTACGGAAGTCCTGACCGGCAAGAACGCCGGACCGAACTACCGGCTGGCGCTCGTGAGCGTCCACCCGGACGGTCCGCAGCACGACCAGGTCCGGTACATCGTGAATCCTTTTCGCGATTTGGACTTCGGCGACTTCGCCGCCACCGACCTCGGTGGTGACTGGCACAAGGAATGGGTACGAGGAGGAGCACCGGTATGA